In Devosia beringensis, a single window of DNA contains:
- a CDS encoding carbohydrate ABC transporter permease: MATAQTKTLSRIMMAPAVLLLLLWMIVPLVMTIWFSFQNYSLINPMMTGFAGWANYVYVIGDPSFTQSLINTLILVVGVLLITVIGGTFLALLLDQPIWGQGILRIIVISPFFVMPPVAALIWKNGFMHPGYGMLAHLWEFFGLQPVDWFNQYPLFSVIVIVAWQWLPFATLILLTALQSLSEEQREAAEMDGANAINRFYFIIMPHMARSITIVILIQTIFLLGIFAEIRVTTGGGPGYASTNIAFLVFRTGILSNDIGAGSAGGVVAVIIANIVAIFLMRAVGKNLDA, encoded by the coding sequence ATGGCCACCGCACAAACCAAGACCCTGTCGCGCATCATGATGGCCCCGGCCGTCCTGCTGCTGCTGCTCTGGATGATCGTGCCGCTGGTCATGACCATCTGGTTCTCCTTCCAGAACTACAGCCTGATCAATCCGATGATGACCGGGTTCGCCGGCTGGGCCAACTACGTCTATGTCATCGGTGATCCCAGCTTCACCCAGTCCCTGATCAATACCCTGATCCTGGTGGTCGGCGTGCTGCTGATCACCGTCATCGGCGGCACCTTTCTGGCCCTGCTGCTCGATCAGCCGATCTGGGGCCAGGGGATCCTGCGCATCATCGTCATCTCGCCCTTCTTCGTCATGCCGCCGGTGGCGGCACTGATCTGGAAGAACGGCTTCATGCATCCCGGCTACGGCATGCTGGCCCATCTGTGGGAATTCTTCGGCCTGCAGCCGGTCGACTGGTTCAACCAGTATCCGCTGTTCTCGGTCATCGTCATCGTCGCCTGGCAGTGGCTGCCCTTTGCCACGCTGATCCTGCTGACCGCCCTGCAATCACTTTCCGAGGAGCAGCGCGAGGCCGCCGAGATGGATGGCGCCAATGCCATCAACCGCTTCTACTTCATCATCATGCCGCACATGGCCCGCTCGATCACCATCGTGATCCTGATCCAGACCATATTCCTGCTCGGCATCTTCGCTGAAATCCGCGTCACCACCGGCGGCGGCCCGGGTTATGCCTCGACCAATATCGCCTTCCTGGTGTTCCGCACCGGCATCCTCTCCAATGACATCGGCGCCGGCTCTGCCGGTGGCGTGGTCGCCGTCATCATCGCCAACATCGTTGCCATCTTCCTGATGCGCGCGGTCGGCAAGAACCTCGACGCGTAG
- a CDS encoding ABC transporter substrate-binding protein yields the protein MKLTPILVGAVSLALITSASAQTLTIATVNNGDMIRMQALSSAFTEETGIELNWVVLEENTLRQNVTTDIATNGGQYDVMTIGTYEAPIWAKQGWLVPLDGLSADAEYDVDDLLPAIRGGLSVDGKLYAAPFYGESSMVMYRKDLMEKAGLTMPDAPTWEFIGEAARAMTDRDADINGICLRGKAGWGENMAFLTAMSNSFGARWFDETWTPQFDQPEWKATLDTYLSLMADAGPSGASSNGFNENLTLFQQGKCGMWIDATVAASFVTGADSTVAEHVGFALAPDNGLGKRGNWLWAWSLAIPTSSQNAEAAEQFINWATNKDYLATVAASEGWANVPPGTRTSLYENAEYQAAAPFAKMTLDSINSADPTQPTVKPVPYVGVQFVAIPEFAGIATNVGQLFSAALAGQMSADDALAQAQDAATRDMTRAGYIK from the coding sequence ATGAAATTGACACCCATTCTCGTGGGCGCGGTCAGCCTTGCGCTGATCACATCCGCCTCGGCGCAGACGCTGACCATCGCCACCGTCAACAATGGCGACATGATCCGCATGCAGGCTCTGTCGAGCGCCTTCACCGAAGAAACCGGCATCGAACTCAACTGGGTCGTGCTCGAGGAAAATACTCTCCGCCAGAACGTCACCACCGACATCGCCACCAATGGTGGCCAGTATGACGTGATGACCATCGGCACCTACGAAGCCCCGATCTGGGCCAAGCAGGGCTGGCTGGTGCCGCTCGATGGCCTTTCCGCCGATGCCGAATATGACGTTGACGACCTGCTGCCCGCCATCCGTGGCGGCCTCTCGGTCGATGGCAAGCTCTATGCAGCGCCCTTCTACGGCGAAAGCTCCATGGTCATGTACCGCAAGGACCTGATGGAAAAGGCCGGGCTGACCATGCCTGACGCCCCCACCTGGGAATTCATCGGCGAAGCTGCCCGCGCCATGACCGACCGCGACGCCGACATCAACGGCATCTGCCTGCGCGGCAAGGCCGGCTGGGGCGAGAACATGGCCTTCCTGACCGCCATGTCCAACTCCTTCGGCGCCCGCTGGTTTGACGAAACCTGGACCCCCCAGTTCGATCAGCCCGAATGGAAGGCGACGCTCGACACCTATCTGTCGCTGATGGCCGACGCTGGTCCTTCGGGCGCCTCGTCCAACGGCTTCAATGAAAACCTGACCCTGTTCCAGCAGGGCAAGTGCGGCATGTGGATCGATGCCACCGTCGCCGCATCCTTCGTGACCGGCGCTGACTCCACCGTTGCCGAGCATGTCGGTTTCGCCTTGGCGCCAGACAATGGCCTGGGCAAGCGCGGCAACTGGCTCTGGGCATGGTCGCTGGCCATCCCGACCAGCAGCCAGAATGCCGAAGCGGCCGAGCAGTTCATCAATTGGGCAACCAACAAGGACTATCTCGCTACCGTCGCCGCCAGCGAAGGCTGGGCCAACGTCCCGCCCGGCACCCGCACCTCGCTCTACGAAAATGCCGAGTACCAGGCAGCAGCGCCCTTCGCCAAGATGACGCTGGACTCCATCAACTCGGCCGATCCGACCCAGCCGACCGTCAAGCCGGTCCCCTATGTCGGCGTGCAGTTCGTGGCTATTCCTGAATTCGCCGGCATTGCCACCAATGTGGGCCAGCTCTTCTCGGCTGCCCTTGCCGGTCAGATGTCTGCCGACGACGCCCTGGCTCAGGCTCAGGACGCCGCCACCCGCGACATGACCCGCGCCGGCTACATCAAGTAG
- a CDS encoding sugar-binding transcriptional regulator — protein MAQRMDSSSNRLDDAARAGWLYYVAGNTQEEIAAKLGISRQSAQRLVSMSVSEGLIKVRLDHPIGRCMDLASRLKSRFALDLVEIVPSDPSSDSTTIGVAEATATEIERWLKRPDPIVMAIGTGRTLKAAVEQLTPMACPHHKVVSLTGNIAPDGSAAYYNVIFNMADTVKARSFPMPLPVIASSARERQLLHGQPMIRETLALAAQADVTFVGVGDIGPDAPLYVDGFITDAELKELQKAGAVGEICGWSFDAEGKLIEGLTNERVASAPIPSRENALVVAIAMGARKLPGIRATLLRRLVNGLITDERTAEGLLKLP, from the coding sequence ATGGCGCAGCGAATGGACAGTTCCAGCAACCGATTGGACGACGCCGCGCGGGCCGGCTGGCTCTATTATGTCGCTGGCAATACCCAGGAAGAGATCGCCGCCAAGCTCGGCATTTCCCGCCAATCGGCGCAGCGCCTGGTCTCGATGTCGGTCAGCGAGGGCCTGATCAAGGTCCGGCTCGATCACCCGATCGGCCGCTGCATGGACCTGGCCAGCCGCCTCAAATCCCGCTTCGCCCTCGATCTGGTGGAGATCGTCCCTTCCGACCCGAGCAGCGATTCCACAACCATCGGCGTCGCCGAGGCGACCGCCACCGAGATCGAGCGCTGGCTCAAGCGCCCCGACCCCATCGTCATGGCCATCGGCACCGGCCGCACGCTCAAGGCCGCCGTCGAACAGCTTACCCCCATGGCCTGCCCGCATCACAAGGTGGTCTCGCTGACGGGCAATATCGCGCCCGACGGCTCGGCCGCCTATTACAACGTCATCTTCAACATGGCTGATACCGTAAAGGCGCGCAGCTTCCCCATGCCCCTGCCGGTCATCGCCTCTTCGGCGCGCGAACGGCAGCTGCTGCATGGCCAGCCCATGATTCGCGAAACCCTGGCTTTGGCCGCACAGGCTGACGTGACCTTTGTCGGCGTCGGCGATATCGGACCGGATGCCCCGCTCTATGTTGATGGTTTCATCACCGATGCCGAACTCAAGGAACTGCAGAAAGCTGGCGCCGTCGGCGAGATCTGCGGCTGGAGCTTTGATGCCGAGGGCAAGCTTATCGAGGGCCTCACCAATGAGCGGGTGGCCTCAGCCCCCATTCCCTCGCGCGAAAACGCCCTTGTCGTGGCAATTGCCATGGGCGCGCGCAAATTGCCCGGCATACGGGCAACCCTGCTGCGCCGTCTGGTTAACGGATTGATAACGGACGAGCGCACCGCTGAAGGCCTGCTCAAGCTCCCGTAG
- a CDS encoding FadR/GntR family transcriptional regulator has product MSTTDGETRPDQSTAAGTVADHLAQLILGELAPGTSLPSEAALATRYAVSRLTIREAVKLLEGRGLLEIARGRKAVVREPDGAAFADFLTSIIHYDPKGLFDLVEIRLSLEVQSATLAAKRASRAGIAAIESELQGMRDTVGTKGQAMSHDQELGFHTHDVGFHEAVALASGNRILGFLFEAMAQPLREGFFISRRGHEKRGHTLHETIEAHQRILDCIKAGNSRAAADAMRLHIKDTERDIRVALSQLALRPGASS; this is encoded by the coding sequence GTGAGCACAACTGACGGCGAAACACGCCCGGACCAGTCCACCGCCGCGGGCACCGTCGCCGATCATCTGGCGCAGCTGATTCTGGGCGAACTTGCCCCCGGCACCAGCCTCCCCAGCGAGGCGGCGCTGGCCACGCGCTACGCCGTCAGCCGGCTCACCATCCGCGAGGCCGTAAAGCTGCTCGAAGGCCGCGGCCTGCTCGAGATTGCCCGCGGCCGCAAGGCCGTTGTGCGCGAACCCGACGGCGCCGCCTTTGCCGACTTTCTTACATCCATCATCCACTACGATCCCAAGGGCCTGTTCGACCTGGTCGAAATCCGGCTCTCGCTCGAGGTGCAGTCGGCCACCCTGGCCGCCAAGCGCGCCTCGCGCGCCGGCATTGCCGCCATCGAAAGCGAGCTGCAGGGCATGCGCGACACGGTCGGCACAAAGGGCCAGGCCATGTCGCATGATCAGGAACTGGGCTTTCACACACATGACGTCGGCTTCCACGAGGCCGTCGCCCTGGCCAGCGGCAACCGCATCCTGGGCTTTCTCTTCGAGGCCATGGCCCAGCCCCTGCGCGAAGGTTTCTTCATCAGCCGCCGCGGCCACGAAAAGCGCGGCCACACCCTGCACGAAACCATCGAAGCCCATCAGCGCATCCTCGATTGCATCAAGGCCGGCAATAGCCGCGCCGCTGCCGACGCCATGCGATTGCACATCAAGGACACCGAGCGCGATATCCGCGTTGCACTCAGCCAGCTCGCCTTGCGGCCGGGCGCATCTTCATAA
- the chvE gene encoding multiple monosaccharide ABC transporter substrate-binding protein: MALTASTAAFAQDKGAIGIAMPTQSSLRWISDGNELKAALEAKGYSVDLQFAEDDIPNQLAQVENMITKGVKALVIASIDGTTLSAVLQQAADAGIKVVAYDRLIRDTANVDLYTTFDNFQVGVLQANSILKGLGYPENKGPFNIELFGGSPDDNNAFFFYDGAMSVFQPLIDDGTLVVKSGQMGMDTVGTLRWDGAVAQARMDNILSANYSDGSRVDAVLAPYDGLSRGIISSLRGVGYGSADLAWPIISGQDAEAPSVKAIIAGEQYSTIYKDTRELAKTTADLVDTLVSGGTPEGLDTTTYDNGVKVVSSILLTPYEVDASNYQALVVDSGYLKAEDLM, encoded by the coding sequence ATGGCGCTGACCGCATCTACCGCGGCTTTTGCCCAGGACAAGGGCGCGATCGGCATTGCCATGCCAACGCAGTCCTCGCTGCGCTGGATCTCGGACGGCAATGAGCTCAAGGCAGCACTCGAAGCCAAGGGCTATTCGGTCGACCTGCAGTTCGCAGAAGACGACATCCCGAACCAGCTGGCTCAGGTCGAAAACATGATCACCAAGGGCGTCAAGGCCCTGGTCATCGCTTCGATCGACGGCACCACGCTGAGCGCTGTGCTGCAGCAGGCTGCTGATGCCGGCATCAAGGTTGTCGCCTATGACCGCCTGATCCGCGACACCGCCAATGTTGACCTCTACACCACGTTCGACAACTTCCAGGTTGGCGTGCTGCAGGCCAATTCGATCCTCAAGGGTCTGGGCTATCCAGAGAACAAGGGGCCGTTCAACATCGAGCTGTTCGGCGGTTCGCCAGACGACAACAACGCCTTCTTCTTCTATGATGGCGCCATGAGCGTGTTCCAGCCGCTGATCGATGACGGCACCCTTGTGGTGAAGTCCGGCCAGATGGGCATGGACACCGTTGGTACCCTGCGTTGGGACGGTGCCGTTGCACAGGCCCGCATGGACAACATCCTGTCGGCCAACTACTCGGACGGCAGCCGCGTTGACGCTGTTCTGGCCCCCTATGACGGCCTGAGCCGCGGCATCATCTCGTCGCTGCGCGGCGTTGGTTATGGTTCTGCCGACCTGGCATGGCCCATCATCTCCGGCCAGGATGCCGAAGCACCGTCCGTCAAGGCGATCATCGCCGGCGAGCAGTATTCGACCATCTACAAGGACACCCGCGAACTGGCCAAGACCACTGCCGACCTCGTCGATACGCTGGTTTCGGGCGGCACGCCAGAAGGCCTCGACACCACCACCTATGACAATGGCGTCAAGGTTGTGTCGTCGATCCTGCTGACCCCGTACGAAGTCGATGCATCCAACTACCAGGCTCTGGTCGTTGACTCCGGCTACCTGAAGGCCGAAGACCTGATGTAA
- the mmsA gene encoding multiple monosaccharide ABC transporter ATP-binding protein, whose amino-acid sequence MTKTILEMRGITKTFPGVKALSDVNLDVREAEIHAIVGENGAGKSTLMKVLSGVYPDGSYDGQIIYKGEEQHFKTIADSEAKGIVIIHQELALVPLLSIAENIFLGNEQAHGGVIDWDETRDGARKLLGMVGLSEDPDTLVTNIGLGKQQLVEIAKALSKEVKLLILDEPTASLSEKDSAALLDLLMEFRSQGITSILISHKLNEISKVADRITVIRDGRTIETMNKDQISEDRIITSMVGRSLEDRYPARVPQIGETVFEVRNWNVFHPQHRDRQIIRNIDLNVRKGEVVGIAGLMGSGRTEFAMSVFGKSYGQKISGEVFLHGNKVDVSTVERAVARGIAYATEDRKSYGLNLIDHIKHNTTIANLKGISRFGVIDDMAEMDVANEYRKKTNIRSSSVYQITGNLSGGNQQKVVLSKWLFANPDVLILDEPTRGIDVGAKYEIYTIINALAAQGKAVLVISSEMPELLGITDRLYVMNEGQIVGEMPTADASQEKIMRAIVRAEGKAS is encoded by the coding sequence ATGACCAAGACCATTCTGGAGATGCGCGGCATCACCAAGACGTTTCCCGGCGTCAAGGCACTGTCGGACGTCAATCTGGACGTGCGCGAGGCCGAAATCCACGCCATTGTCGGCGAGAACGGGGCGGGGAAATCCACCCTGATGAAGGTGCTCAGCGGCGTCTATCCAGACGGCAGCTATGACGGCCAGATCATTTACAAGGGCGAAGAACAGCACTTCAAGACCATTGCCGACAGCGAGGCCAAGGGCATCGTCATCATCCATCAGGAGCTGGCGCTGGTGCCGCTGCTGTCGATTGCCGAGAACATCTTCCTGGGCAATGAGCAGGCCCATGGCGGCGTGATCGACTGGGACGAGACGCGCGACGGCGCGCGCAAGCTGCTGGGCATGGTCGGTCTTTCTGAAGACCCCGATACGCTGGTGACCAATATCGGCCTGGGTAAGCAGCAGCTGGTGGAAATCGCCAAGGCGTTGTCCAAGGAGGTCAAGCTGCTTATCCTGGACGAGCCCACGGCCAGCCTGTCGGAAAAGGACAGCGCCGCGCTGCTCGACCTGCTGATGGAATTCCGCAGCCAGGGCATTACCTCGATCCTGATCAGCCACAAGCTCAACGAAATTTCCAAGGTCGCCGACCGGATCACCGTGATCCGCGACGGGCGCACCATCGAGACCATGAACAAGGACCAGATCAGCGAAGACCGCATCATCACCTCGATGGTCGGGCGTTCGCTGGAGGATCGCTATCCGGCCCGCGTGCCGCAGATCGGCGAGACGGTGTTCGAGGTCCGCAACTGGAACGTGTTTCATCCCCAGCACCGCGACCGCCAGATCATCCGCAATATCGACCTCAATGTCCGCAAGGGTGAAGTGGTGGGCATTGCCGGGCTGATGGGCTCGGGACGCACCGAATTTGCCATGAGCGTGTTTGGCAAGTCCTATGGGCAGAAGATCAGCGGCGAGGTGTTCCTGCACGGCAACAAGGTCGACGTATCGACCGTGGAGCGGGCCGTTGCCCGGGGCATTGCCTATGCCACCGAAGACCGCAAGAGCTATGGCCTCAACCTGATCGACCACATCAAGCACAATACCACGATTGCCAATCTCAAGGGCATTTCGCGGTTCGGGGTGATCGATGACATGGCCGAGATGGACGTGGCCAACGAATACCGCAAGAAGACCAATATCCGCTCGTCGAGCGTCTACCAGATCACCGGCAATCTGAGCGGCGGCAATCAGCAGAAGGTGGTGCTCAGCAAGTGGCTGTTCGCCAATCCGGACGTGCTGATCCTGGACGAGCCGACGCGCGGCATCGATGTCGGCGCGAAATATGAAATCTACACCATCATCAATGCGCTGGCGGCGCAGGGCAAGGCCGTGCTGGTGATCTCCTCGGAGATGCCCGAACTGCTTGGCATCACCGACCGGCTTTATGTAATGAACGAGGGCCAGATCGTGGGTGAAATGCCGACGGCCGACGCCAGCCAGGAAAAAATTATGCGTGCGATTGTTCGTGCGGAAGGGAAGGCATCATGA
- the mmsB gene encoding multiple monosaccharide ABC transporter permease: MTTETAPAGVTPTTEQATNQQLTVWGALKSNMRDYGLLAALILIMLFFQYFTNGVLFKPVNLTNIILQNSYIIVMALGMLLVIVAGHIDLSVGSVSGFIGALAAMLMVGWRFPPELAFLANPFVAGAICIVIGAAIGAAQGYLIAYYQIPAFIVTLAGMLIFKGLSLAILAGKSVGPFPAEFQLLSAGFIPDLIGQTVLVPAIVAVPASDGVAAIAAVPALTLHTTSMVVGVAAVVVMIVMAILGRRRRQARGYESEPYALFVAKNLVIAALVLFFTYMLASYRGLPNVLVVMAVLIAVFVFVTKRMTFGRRIYALGGNLKAASLSGIKTERMTFYVFAIMGALAALAGMIYAARLNSATPKAGQGLELDVIAAVFIGGASALGGVGAVAGAVIGAFIMGVMNNGMSIMGVNIDWQQMIKGVVLLAAVFFDLYNKKRAG; the protein is encoded by the coding sequence ATGACCACCGAAACGGCGCCAGCGGGCGTCACTCCGACCACCGAGCAGGCGACCAATCAGCAGCTGACCGTGTGGGGGGCGCTCAAGTCCAACATGCGCGATTATGGTCTGCTCGCCGCGCTGATCCTGATCATGCTGTTCTTCCAGTATTTCACCAATGGCGTGCTGTTCAAGCCGGTTAACCTGACCAATATCATCCTGCAAAACAGCTATATCATCGTGATGGCGCTGGGCATGCTGCTGGTCATCGTGGCCGGCCATATCGACCTGTCGGTGGGTTCGGTATCCGGCTTTATCGGCGCGCTGGCGGCCATGCTCATGGTGGGCTGGCGCTTTCCGCCTGAGCTGGCCTTCCTGGCCAATCCCTTCGTGGCCGGCGCCATCTGCATCGTGATCGGCGCGGCCATCGGGGCGGCGCAGGGCTATCTGATCGCCTATTACCAGATCCCGGCCTTTATCGTGACGCTGGCCGGCATGCTGATCTTCAAGGGCCTGTCGCTGGCGATCCTGGCTGGCAAGTCGGTGGGCCCGTTCCCCGCCGAGTTCCAGCTGCTCTCGGCCGGCTTTATCCCCGACCTGATCGGGCAAACCGTGCTGGTGCCGGCGATTGTTGCCGTTCCCGCCAGTGACGGCGTGGCGGCGATCGCTGCGGTGCCAGCCCTGACGCTGCATACCACCAGCATGGTGGTGGGCGTGGCTGCCGTCGTGGTGATGATCGTGATGGCTATCCTGGGTCGGCGTCGCCGCCAGGCCCGTGGCTATGAGAGCGAGCCCTATGCCCTGTTCGTCGCCAAGAACCTGGTGATTGCCGCGCTGGTGCTGTTCTTCACCTATATGCTGGCCTCCTATCGCGGCCTGCCCAATGTGCTGGTGGTGATGGCCGTGCTGATCGCGGTGTTCGTGTTCGTCACCAAGCGGATGACCTTTGGCCGCCGGATCTATGCGCTGGGCGGCAATCTCAAGGCGGCGTCGCTGTCGGGCATCAAGACCGAACGGATGACGTTCTATGTGTTTGCCATCATGGGTGCGCTGGCGGCTCTCGCTGGCATGATCTATGCGGCTCGCCTCAATTCGGCGACGCCGAAAGCAGGTCAGGGCCTCGAGCTCGACGTGATCGCGGCCGTGTTCATCGGCGGTGCCTCGGCACTGGGCGGCGTTGGTGCCGTGGCCGGCGCGGTGATCGGCGCCTTCATCATGGGCGTGATGAACAACGGCATGTCGATCATGGGCGTCAATATCGACTGGCAGCAGATGATCAAGGGCGTGGTGCTGCTGGCGGCCGTGTTCTTCGATCTCTACAACAAGAAGCGCGCCGGCTGA
- a CDS encoding ergot alkaloid biosynthesis protein, whose translation MSTILVTGATGKTGRRLVEQLQARALQPRLAMRSATSPHSVAFDWTDPRTHATALDGIGAVYLVAPPGVVDPLAIMRPFLELALERGVTRFVLLSASSLEEGGPLMGQVHAWLRQHAPSWLVLRPSWFMQNFSEQQHLPTILSDNAIYSATRDGRIGFIDAEDIAAVAVAGLTATDLASGDLVLTGPETLSYDEVARLLGKQTGRPVRHHRLTEAKLSDRFVSYGVPAAFAPSLAAMDTAIAGGVEDRITDSVLSMTGRRPASFADFVSCNAPVWTP comes from the coding sequence ATGAGCACCATTCTGGTGACCGGCGCCACCGGCAAGACGGGTCGGCGCCTCGTCGAACAGTTGCAGGCCCGCGCGCTCCAGCCGCGCCTGGCCATGCGTTCCGCCACAAGCCCGCACAGCGTAGCCTTCGACTGGACCGACCCGCGGACCCATGCGACAGCCCTCGATGGCATCGGCGCGGTCTATCTGGTGGCCCCGCCCGGGGTGGTCGATCCCCTTGCCATCATGCGACCCTTTCTGGAACTGGCGCTTGAACGCGGCGTGACCCGCTTCGTCTTGCTCAGCGCCTCATCGCTCGAGGAAGGCGGACCGCTGATGGGCCAGGTCCATGCCTGGCTGCGCCAGCACGCGCCGTCCTGGCTGGTACTGCGTCCCAGCTGGTTCATGCAGAACTTTTCCGAACAGCAGCACCTGCCCACCATCCTGTCCGACAATGCCATCTATTCGGCCACCCGGGACGGCCGCATCGGCTTCATCGACGCCGAGGATATCGCGGCAGTGGCCGTGGCCGGTCTTACCGCTACCGACCTCGCCAGCGGCGATCTGGTCCTGACCGGGCCGGAGACGCTCTCTTATGACGAGGTCGCCCGCCTTCTGGGCAAGCAGACCGGCAGGCCTGTCCGGCACCATCGTCTGACCGAGGCAAAGCTGTCCGATCGCTTTGTCTCCTATGGCGTTCCCGCAGCCTTCGCGCCATCGCTGGCCGCCATGGACACCGCCATCGCTGGCGGAGTCGAAGACCGCATCACCGACAGTGTGCTCAGCATGACCGGTCGCCGCCCCGCTTCCTTTGCTGACTTCGTGTCCTGCAACGCGCCGGTATGGACGCCCTAG
- a CDS encoding nuclear transport factor 2 family protein, with the protein MKNPTSPDTIPGFAALLRTALGDHLDPGATGFVDMMAEDGVMEFPFATADQPLRLVGRAAVRQHLASLSGLLEIDSFSDLVVHASQTPGTFILQFACTGRGAATGLPYRQRYISVITLEQGRIATYLDYWNPLVVMAALGASDPIAALPGRSS; encoded by the coding sequence ATGAAAAACCCGACAAGTCCAGACACCATCCCCGGCTTTGCCGCGCTTCTGCGCACCGCCTTGGGCGACCATCTCGACCCAGGCGCCACCGGCTTCGTCGACATGATGGCCGAAGATGGCGTGATGGAATTCCCCTTTGCCACGGCCGATCAACCCCTGCGGCTCGTTGGCCGCGCGGCTGTGCGACAGCATCTGGCAAGCCTGTCGGGCCTGCTGGAGATCGACAGCTTTAGCGATCTTGTCGTCCATGCCAGCCAGACCCCCGGCACCTTCATCCTGCAATTTGCCTGCACCGGCCGGGGCGCGGCCACCGGCCTGCCCTATCGGCAGCGCTATATCTCGGTGATCACGCTCGAGCAGGGTCGCATCGCCACCTATCTCGACTACTGGAACCCGCTCGTGGTGATGGCCGCCCTGGGCGCCAGCGATCCCATTGCGGCCTTGCCGGGACGGTCCTCATGA
- a CDS encoding TetR/AcrR family transcriptional regulator, giving the protein MIRKRSVENSDAKPRRVATGAAIMQPAVTDALTRALFEDWAEHGYVGISLERVAQRAGVGKAALYRRWPSKLAMVSERLNHVGIDLASLEDTGTLEGDTRAMLLQLRRVLRHRLVRRILPDLHAEMQRNPALAADVRGRVQVERRGRAASVVQRAIERGELKATTDVALFNDAAGGMLYWRVIITRETADRAYIEGLVQFILGGLSPEQTGRPPG; this is encoded by the coding sequence ATGATACGCAAGCGTTCCGTCGAAAATAGTGATGCCAAGCCGCGCCGGGTCGCCACGGGGGCCGCCATCATGCAGCCTGCCGTCACCGATGCGCTGACACGGGCGCTGTTCGAGGACTGGGCCGAGCATGGGTATGTCGGCATCAGCCTCGAGCGGGTGGCCCAGCGTGCCGGGGTGGGCAAGGCGGCGCTCTATCGGCGCTGGCCGTCCAAGCTGGCCATGGTCAGCGAACGGCTCAACCATGTCGGCATCGACCTGGCGTCGCTGGAGGACACGGGCACGCTGGAAGGCGATACCAGGGCCATGCTGCTGCAGTTGCGGCGGGTGCTGCGCCACCGCCTGGTGCGGCGTATCCTGCCGGACCTGCATGCCGAAATGCAGCGCAATCCGGCCCTGGCCGCCGATGTGCGCGGCCGGGTGCAGGTGGAGCGCCGTGGCCGCGCCGCCAGCGTGGTGCAGCGGGCCATCGAGCGCGGTGAGCTGAAGGCCACGACCGACGTGGCTCTCTTTAACGATGCCGCGGGGGGGATGCTCTACTGGCGCGTCATCATCACGCGCGAAACGGCCGATCGCGCCTATATTGAGGGGCTGGTGCAGTTCATTCTGGGCGGGCTTTCGCCCGAGCAAACAGGAAGGCCGCCGGGATGA